In the genome of Pirellulales bacterium, one region contains:
- a CDS encoding homoserine dehydrogenase yields the protein MDQTKVAIVGLGTVGTGVAKLLLEHGDRAARHAGQRLVLESVVVRDEMKARGMKLPPGVLSTDLSRITRNPEIKVVAHLVGGLEVAREIMLELLASGKDVVTANKALLAEHGPEIFDRARALDLCIAFEAAVAGGIPIIANISQCLSANQIESLRGILNGTSNFILTQMEEKGADYPAALKEAQRQGFAEEDPTLDVDGSDATQKLAILAHLAFGARVNWRDIPRRGIDGLDASDLRYAKELGFRIKLIAVAQLENGGVHLDVSPKLVQIGQPLAEVRGAFNAIRVSGDAVGPLMFHGQGAGQMPTASAVVADMIDMVAGRAQTTFRHLELWSNQGTGVRILDYNQSKCRNYLRFIVGDKPGVLAEIAGILGQHEISIAALIQHDAERTDDGFVPLVVMTHEATEGNVQAALSTIDRLPTVRPMSVRMRVHE from the coding sequence ATGGACCAAACCAAAGTTGCCATTGTTGGCCTGGGAACCGTCGGTACCGGCGTCGCCAAACTGCTCCTAGAACATGGTGATCGCGCCGCGCGGCATGCTGGACAGCGGTTGGTTCTCGAATCGGTCGTCGTGCGCGACGAAATGAAAGCACGCGGCATGAAATTGCCACCCGGCGTGCTATCGACCGATTTGAGCCGCATCACGCGGAACCCGGAGATCAAAGTCGTTGCCCATCTCGTCGGCGGTCTGGAAGTGGCGCGTGAAATCATGCTGGAATTGCTCGCCAGCGGCAAAGATGTCGTGACGGCGAACAAAGCACTACTAGCCGAGCATGGACCGGAGATTTTCGACCGCGCCCGGGCGCTCGATTTGTGCATCGCGTTTGAGGCGGCTGTTGCCGGCGGCATTCCCATCATCGCCAACATCAGCCAGTGCCTGTCGGCAAACCAAATAGAATCGCTACGTGGCATCCTCAACGGCACAAGCAACTTCATCCTGACGCAAATGGAGGAAAAAGGCGCCGATTATCCTGCAGCGCTCAAAGAAGCCCAGCGACAGGGATTTGCTGAAGAAGACCCGACGCTCGACGTGGATGGCAGCGACGCCACGCAAAAGTTGGCGATTCTGGCACATTTGGCGTTTGGCGCGCGGGTGAATTGGCGAGACATTCCCCGCCGCGGCATCGACGGCCTAGATGCGTCCGATTTGCGATATGCCAAGGAGCTGGGATTTCGGATCAAATTGATTGCGGTAGCGCAGTTAGAAAACGGCGGAGTGCATCTCGACGTTTCGCCGAAGCTGGTCCAAATTGGCCAACCGCTGGCAGAAGTGCGCGGGGCGTTCAACGCGATTCGCGTCAGTGGCGACGCGGTCGGACCGCTGATGTTCCACGGCCAAGGCGCCGGCCAGATGCCAACGGCCTCGGCCGTCGTGGCCGACATGATCGACATGGTTGCCGGTCGAGCACAAACGACTTTTCGCCACCTTGAGCTTTGGTCTAACCAAGGCACCGGCGTGAGAATTCTCGATTATAACCAGTCGAAATGTCGAAATTACTTGCGTTTCATCGTCGGCGACAAACCAGGTGTGCTTGCCGAAATCGCCGGCATCCTCGGCCAGCACGAGATTTCCATCGCGGCTCTGATTCAGCACGATGCAGAGCGAACTGACGATGGGTTTGTGCCGCTAGTCGTTATGACCCATGAGGCCACCGAAGGAAACGTGCAGGCGGCGCTCTCTACGATTGACAGACTACCCACCGTGCGGCCGATGAGCGTACGGATGCGGGTGCATGAGTAG